One Diospyros lotus cultivar Yz01 chromosome 1, ASM1463336v1, whole genome shotgun sequence genomic window carries:
- the LOC127803390 gene encoding uncharacterized protein LOC127803390 produces MEKVEIYIDHKNLKYLFSQKELNMRQRKWMELFKYYNDENLYHLGKANVLADAWSHRGVSIAAMMVQEWMLLRQMGEMSIFGPEKRPIILEDVEKLSSVGFSQRDDGLLLFQGWICVPDDAEIRNEILLKAHKSCGTSQTIWPPIVVTYSGVEVGNISMDFVTGLPRTMKRHHAIWVIVHRLIKSTHFLPIRKTYPLNQLTKMYIEEIMRLHDIPSSIVSDLDPRFTSHFREALHGILGTKLRFSTTFHPQTDRQIERTIQTVEEMLRICVLDFCGS; encoded by the exons cgCAAATGGATGGAGCTTTTCAAGTACTACAATGATGAAAATTTGTATCACCTGGGGAAGGCCAATGTGTTGGCCGATGCATGGAGTCATAGGGGAGTTTCCATAGCAGCTATGATGGTCCAAGAGTGGATGTTATTGAGGCAGATGGGTGAGATGTCTATCTTTGGTCCTGAGAAGAGGCCTATT ATTTTGGAAGATGTGGAAAAGCTTTCCTCAGTGGGATTTAGTCAGAGGGATGATGGCCTGTTGTTATTCCAAGGGTGGATTTGTGTTCCCGATGATGCAGAGATTAGGAATGAAATTTTGTTAAAAGCTCACAAGTCCT GTGGAACATCACAAACTATCTGGCCTCCTATAGTCGTTACCTATTCTGGAGTGGAAGTGGGAAATATATCCATGGACTTTGTGACGGGTTTGCCTAGGACGATGAAGAGGCACCACGCCATATGGGTGATAGTTCACAGGCTGATTAAATCAACCCACTTCTTGCCGATAAGAAAGACCTACCCTCTGAATCAATTGACGAAGATGTATATTGAGGAGATCATGAGACTACATGACATTCCATCTAGTATTGTGTCGGATCTTGATCCTCGTTTTACCTCACACTTTCGAGAGGCTCTGCATGGTATTTTGGGGACTAAGTTGAGATTCAGTACTACATTTCATCCGCAGACTGACAGACAGATAGAGAGGACGATCCAGACAGTGGAGGAAATGCTTAGGATATGCGTATTGGATTTTTGTGGTAGTTAG